Below is a genomic region from Ziziphus jujuba cultivar Dongzao chromosome 7, ASM3175591v1.
GAAAGTCTTCTGCTATTAAATTCTGTGTTAATTATAAtcatgaagaaaacaaaagacttgtttgaaaataaatgaataaaataaagaaaaagactaattttatatttaatagggATTCGAGGTAGAATTGTGAGTCCAAATtattcaatgagaatgcaccaCTTTGGTTGTGGTGAGTCCAAATGGTCAGATTGTTGACTGTGGATGAAGATTGGGCTTGTTTCAGTAATAGTTCCTAGTCCCTATCAAAGCCATAATATGTGGTCAAGTAAGTACAAGCCGGCCCATTTCCCTTACTACTCTTTTGATGTctacttattaatttattatttttatttacagagattacaatatattttaatatacaagGAGGGGAGATTCAACATAAACATGATCGACTTCAGGATTTAAAAGCGTATTTTCGATGATTTTACTCGGGCCAAGTCtatgaatataatttattttattcattttttgctTCCATTTTTAATGACTTTCTAGATATAAGAAATTAaggtttcttcctttttttttttttttttttttttgggtgcccTTTTTTGGGAGGGGAATTTTAGCGGGGTCAAACTTTGAATCTAGAATTGGGTGTGTATTCTTGTGGTTCCACTATCACGGGATCAAGACTTGaaatatttaactatttaaaGGTTGGAAAACTAAATTATTATCTTAGGCCCGGATGATCTACCTTTACCAAATTAGCCTCAATTTCCATGCTaatgttcttttcttttcttttttaaaggaaatatgaaataaaCTAAGCCAAAGCATGGAGTACATCATCTTCCTGAAAAGGAGATGGCCAATCAGGTggaaatcttttaaaaatttcaatgttaGTTCAAGTCTCTGGTATATGGTAGATTTACATCGTAATTATACCAATAATTCATATATGGACAGAATCTTCCTactaatattttattgggtcaaggtattgattaatttcttGGCTATGATAATGATGTTATGTGGAAGACTTTTCCAAAGCGAATTAAATTGACATGAAAATCCAATTTTGTTGAAAATGTGTCACAAGTTGAATATTATTATAGGCATTATCCACCCATCATATACGTAAGTGCACAGGCTTAGCTATAACTTTCATATTTTGCTGCCGAATTTTTTCCAATTGTTTTGAAGCCAAACCTTGGacaatcattattttattatatataataagggggaaaaaaaaaagttcattcaTTTCTAGTTTATGCCAAACGTTATtgaacattaatttttttttattattattttatctcttTTCCAACATTGATTTCGATCTTTATTAGACTTTCCGATTAATATAATGTTTTCCATCTTTATTAGATTTTCTGACTGGTATAATTAAGACCAGAAGATGAATAAATTCCTTTGTTTACAAACAAAAACCTATCTTAGATTTAGTCAAAGCTGATTCTGCGGAAAAATCTCATTGATCTGTACTTCTACGCCACgtttaaaagtaaatatatattcattagtTTTTGTTTGTACCTACAAAGAAATTGCATGGTGGTCTTTCTTTATATTACCATCTACTCAATTAACTCTCTTTGAAGCTTCTTCTTATCAATGGCATAAAATTAAGAAAGCTGTCTGAAATTAATTACAGCATCATTAAAGTAATTTGCATACgcaaatatacatatactttCAGTTTCTACCTTGTTTCTCTAAAACACATATGGGAACCTCAAGAGCTGCACAATTGCTATTCTGTATCCTTTTCAACCTTCCTTTagcttattcaattcaattccaaATACCTCGTTTCGAACCAAGTAATCCAAATGTTCTTTATCAGGGAGCTGCTCAACCTTCAGTCGGAGCTGTTGAACTAATTGACAATGTTGATTATCTCTGTCGAGTAGGCAGAGTGATCTCTGCAGACAGGGTCCGACTATGGGATGCTGACACAAGAAAGCTCTCCGACTTCACAACCCATTTCTCCTTCTACATCAACACACTCGGCCGGACATCTTATGCTGCTGGCCTTGCATTCTTCCTGGCTCCGCATGGATTTCAAATTCCACCCAACTCTGCAGGTGGTTTTCTAGGCCTATTCAACGCCACCACTAGTGACTCCCGTAAGAACCAAATTGTTCATGTTGAATTCGACTCTTTTGCGAACCCTGAATGGGATCCTACATATGAGCATGTTGGGATCAATAACAACTCAATTTCTTCGGTTGTCACTACCCCTTGGAATGCTAGCTTCCATAACGGTGACACGGCTGATGTATGGATTAACTACAATGCTACTACTCATAATCTAAGTGTCTCTTGGATGTACCAGAAAACTTCTAATGCCAAAGAGAACACCAGCCTTTCTTACCAAATCAACTTGATGGAGGTTTTGCCTGAGTGGGTCACTGTTGGGTTCTCTGCTGCTACAAGTCAATTTATAGAGCGCCATGTAGTTCAATCATGGGATTTTAGTTCAAGTTTGGATATAAAAGAAACAGATAAACAAAATAGTGGAAAGACAAAATTAGTGGTGGCTTTGACAGTTTCAGGAGGTGTTTTGATTTCTGGGGTGGTTATAGCTTTTGTGTTGTTATGGAAGCGGAAGAAGAAAAACAGGGAAAAAACAGAGACAGTGAACACAACTTCGATTAATGTTGATCTCGAAAGAGGAGCCGGACCAAGAAGGTTTTCTTACCTTAATCTAGTTTCAGCAACCAACAACTTCTCTGATGACAAGAAGTTGGGTAAAGGAGGTTTCGGTACTGTTTACAAAGGCTACTTAAAAGATTTGAATATGGTTGTAGCGGTGAAAAAATTTTCGGGAGGATCAAAACAGGGAAGAAAAGAGTACATAACAGAGGTGAAGGTGATTAGCAGCTTAAGACATCGAAATTTGGTGCAACTCATAGGCTGGTGCCATGACAAAGGTGAGTTCCTCCTGGTCTACGAGTTCATGCCAAATGGTAGTCTTGATTCCCACCTCTTTGGCAAGAAAAGCCTTCTTGTTTGGGGTGTGAGATACAAGATTTCTCTTGGAATAGCTTCGGCATTGCTGTATCTTCATGAAGAGTGGGAACAATGTGTGGTGCACAGAGATATCAAATCGAGTAACGTTATGCTAGATGCAAACTTCAATGTCAAGCTTGGAGACTTTGGATTAGCCCGTCTTATGGACCATGAGCTTGGCCCCAAGACAACGGGGTTGGCTGGGACATTAGGCTACATGGCTCCGGAATACATAAGCACTAGAAGGGCTAGTAAAGAGTCTGATGTTTATAGCTTTGGTGTGGTTGCTTTAGAAATCGCTACTGGAAGGAAGTCAGCTGATCGTATCGAAGAGGATTCCGAAATTGGATTGGTAGAATGGGTTTGGAACCTTTATGGGAAAGGAAAACTTGAAATGGTTGTGGATGAGAAGCTGCATATGGAATTTGATCAGAGACAAGTAGAGTGTTTGATGATTGTAGGGCTGTGGTGTGCTCACCCAGATCAAAGTCTAAGGCCATCAATTAGGCAAGCCATTCATGTCCTTAACTTTGGGGCAGCGTTGCCCAATCTTCCTCCTAAGATGCCTATTCCAATTTATGATGTGCCTGCACTCCCTGTCAGCTTAGGTGAGCCATTACTGACTACAAGTCTTGAAGTGGGTCGGTGATAGATCAACtagaaaatcatcaaaatttatTACTTATACATTGTTGTTCTGTAATATATGattctaaatatttaatattgttatagAACATCCATGAACTGGGATCAAGAACACAATAATTTGCAGTAGTTGGGAGATTCTATTCATTTTTATGTCGGTTTTGAAATAGATAGAAGATTCCAATTCTTCAATCAAGTCTCGCTTAGTTTTAATAATGGTGTTACTTGCTTTTAGgcttttaatttagtgttatatGTTGGTTGGtgctgttaatttttttttttttttaatatattggtATGACTTATGAAACTTTTCAAATTCTTAACCAGAaacttttttccccctcttccGCAAATTAATGCTTAATTGTATTCCTACAAGTCACTAGTaatgttttgataattttttttttgttttttatttgtaataatGTTTTAGTAATATGTTAATTGAACATGATCTTTAAAGAGTCcttaattattgttttaccatccaaaatatttttagtacGGCGAATGAGTTACTTGaaccaaaaatccaaatttaacTACCAAAAAAATAGGGTTATTAGCCATGACAAATAGTGTGCTAAAAGTTTACATTTTGTGACAATGCTTTTTAATCACAATAACAACACTTGTGGCCAATAATTTGTACCTAAAAGTGCTTCCAGCTACAGTAAGATCAATTTATAGCTGAAAATAATGGTCAAAAGTAATTTTAGCGGCAGTAATTCATCAATTCATCATTGCTAAATGGCCGGTGAGgaatgcttttttttattttttcgtgatttatttatttttgtagtataTTGCAAAGGTCCTCCTTAGACAAACGTAGCTTCTATATCATTGTTTTGTATTGATCCTAATCACAGTTTCCAAATGAGACTcctttttttgggacaaatttCCAAAATGAGCACTGAAGAGCCCCAATTTGGTTTTGTAGTCAGTCCACACATTTGACTGCCGGGTTCAACACAGCAAGTTATTATTCAACGCAG
It encodes:
- the LOC107425085 gene encoding L-type lectin-domain containing receptor kinase IX.1, yielding MGTSRAAQLLFCILFNLPLAYSIQFQIPRFEPSNPNVLYQGAAQPSVGAVELIDNVDYLCRVGRVISADRVRLWDADTRKLSDFTTHFSFYINTLGRTSYAAGLAFFLAPHGFQIPPNSAGGFLGLFNATTSDSRKNQIVHVEFDSFANPEWDPTYEHVGINNNSISSVVTTPWNASFHNGDTADVWINYNATTHNLSVSWMYQKTSNAKENTSLSYQINLMEVLPEWVTVGFSAATSQFIERHVVQSWDFSSSLDIKETDKQNSGKTKLVVALTVSGGVLISGVVIAFVLLWKRKKKNREKTETVNTTSINVDLERGAGPRRFSYLNLVSATNNFSDDKKLGKGGFGTVYKGYLKDLNMVVAVKKFSGGSKQGRKEYITEVKVISSLRHRNLVQLIGWCHDKGEFLLVYEFMPNGSLDSHLFGKKSLLVWGVRYKISLGIASALLYLHEEWEQCVVHRDIKSSNVMLDANFNVKLGDFGLARLMDHELGPKTTGLAGTLGYMAPEYISTRRASKESDVYSFGVVALEIATGRKSADRIEEDSEIGLVEWVWNLYGKGKLEMVVDEKLHMEFDQRQVECLMIVGLWCAHPDQSLRPSIRQAIHVLNFGAALPNLPPKMPIPIYDVPALPVSLGEPLLTTSLEVGR